ACACAATAACGATTATTAATTGAGTTGAAATGCATATCTGTGCTTTCTCAAATTGCAaaacagtatgttaaaattatatggttaaaaacaacaacagcaaaaacaaacCTATAAAAACACTAGATTTTTATTAGCTAGACAAGATAATTTGCTTCtgaccaccccacccccacaagaCCCACCCTTAAGTCATTGGTTATAGGCCTATTTTTCAACGtgttttcattttgtgtaaAATTTTACATTGAACAAAATTTTACATTGATCTGATCAAATTACTGTAAACATTATCTTAATATCCATTTAGAAGATTTTgatcattaatattttacagcttttgagaaatacatgtatatagaaaataGGAAAATCACTGAATTGCTTTTCATTACTACTTAAAGTAGGCCTACCTAGCAAGGATCaaataatgtaaattaattatatttagatttcTCAGTTcctcaattaaaaaaaaaatcagttatcCAGAACCAATTAATCTAATGcttatagaataaataatttgattttgaaattatagaaaattaaatattttgtgccTCTTTGCAAAGCAACAAAgctgatgtaaaacatttgtaaaataacaaTCATCAGAATTAAGTTTTTACTTGGTCATGCAGGGTACATATACCTTTGCTGAACTCCACAAGGAGGTCTATTTATAATACTTGACCCACATAGACAACAATCAACTTTGGGTATATTCGAATAGCTCAGGTGTAAACTAGTTTTTGACAGGTGACCAAGCACTTTTTGGTGTGCTTCTTTTATCAGGAATGATTTAGCAGTTTGTTGTGCTTTTAATACTGGAATCCTTTTTTGCAAAATCATTTTCCATACAGTATGAGTGACAGAATGATGCATCCAGATTTTCTCCAACTTCAAGACATTGTTTTCCCAGCAACTGTGACCCTCATCAGTGGGCTTCAGTTAGGTAAGTGAAATCAAAGTATTCATACAGAACTATATCACACAGTACAAATCATATTCTGTCTTGAATATGTGCTGTGGACCAGGCCTCACACTTGTAAAACAATTAGAGTCTGGACTCCAATCTCAAACTTTAACTCTAGACTTTGATTTTGAGCCTATAAAACTACTTAGAGTCTCAACTTAATAGTCtcatttatatttaacataagcagcctttttaaaaaaaaaaaaattatattgtctGCATCATTAATAgaaattatgttgtttttatgCAAGACAAACATGCAAATTTTAATTCATGTGACCACTGACCAGAGCatacaatacattttttatatattatatgaaaacACTCAAACATTAAGTATTTAAAGAAACCACATGCAACTTTTATTACTTgcaaaaatatgtgtgtgtgcgtgcatgcgtgcatgcgtgcgtgcgtgctcatgcatgtatgtgtgcaggttggatttttagtttttaactcttataatttaagaaacagtttttaaattaaaggttGTTAACCAATCAAGTTACCTTAATTTATTGTAAGtcaaaatataatgttaaatttgttttggaaaatgcaagtacaatttagaaatttttaattctactagtaaatgaatgtaagtattcaatttaaaatatttgttccaGTTCAAATGGCTCGCCGGGTTGGTAAACTAAGATTGAAGTTGAAGATTGAGTACCCAACTATGACCGGAGATCCTTTATTTGAACGAGTTTTGAGAGCACAGTAAGTGTATTTTAAATCTAAAATTGTAGTAATCTAGTAATGTCGTTCATAAATACAAACATTgagaataatatatgtacatgcatttgTAAAGTTTACTATTGGTTATAATCTGGAAATGGGGCTCCATCGAATAAtcgaccggtctcggtggcgtcgtggttaggccatcggtctacaggctggtaggtactgggttcggatcccagtcgaggcatggggtttttaatccagataccgactccaaaccctgagtgagtgctccgcttgcaccgaccagtgatccataactggttcaacaaaggccatggtttgtgctatcctgcctgtgggaagcgcaaataaaagatcccttgctgctaatcggaaagagtagcccatgtagtggtgacagcgggtttcctctcaaaatctgtgtggtccttaaccatatgtctgatgccatataaccgtaaataaaatgtgttgaatgtgtcgtcaaataaaacatttctttccatcgAATAATCGGTTATACTAATTATTTGCATAAATTTGACATGCACAAGGGCTATGCAATTAAGCAGATTTgactgattattattttttattttttattcttaatgtttgtatttatatatatgtgtgtgtgtgtgtgtgtgtgtgtgtgtgtgtgtaaatgtgtgcatgtgaatgtgtgtgtatccGTTGGGTTCATGATAAAATGCTTTTGTTGCAGTAAGTACTAGTGCAGTTTATGTGATTGATGGGAGTATTTGTTTTATGGAACAACATATTTctagatcatttttgtttcatacCCAGTTAGCATTTCATTACCATTGAGAATACTGTATATCTGGTGTCCTCTCTCCATTAAATTAGCATTTAATTCTGTCCCCATGctacaataataattttcttgtaaatcatattttacCCCTTCCAGCTCCATGTAATGTGaatcaaagttaaaagtttgttttgtttaacaactccactagagcacattgatttattaatcatcggctatcagatgtcaatcatttggtaattttcacatatagtcagAGCACTAGTTATggcgcactggctagaatgaaaaatagaccaatgagcccactgacaggaatcgatcctagactgactgtgcatcaagcaagtgttttaccactaggctacaccTCGACCTGTAATGTAAATCAAGTGCACTGTCCAAAGTTTAGTTGTACTTAATGATATTGCGACACATCTTGTGATATTTCAATGCCTGTAGATGCAATAATTTTTCATTCCTTTCactgttatattattaatactaaaaACTCCTCTTACATAGTGAGTTTGTCATGTGAAATACCTCAAATGTGTTATTCTTTGTCATAAACACCTCCATCCTCTTAAAACTTTCAGACATACTCTGCCACCCGATCCATCGCTgcctaaatttttaaaaagaacttATTGTTAAATCGTAAATTTTATGTAACCTCACTTGTGTTTCAGACAaaactcctttgaattccaccCAATATTTCTGAGTAGCTTGTGGATGTCATCACTGTTCTTTCATCAAGGTAAGATTgtgtaataatacataatacatttttcaaatttcaaaTCAGTGCTCCATACaacataccggtatataattatACCTCACATACAAAACAGATTATATACAGTAGCTTGTGCCAGCAATTTACACATACAGAGTACACTCTTGTACCCTGCAGGTTTGAGCTTGCTTCAGTTCTTCTTTTCACTGAATATGCTGTAGAGCGAAGCTATATAAACCTAACCCTTAATATAATATCAAAATAgcttcatacatgtatgtatatccaGTAATAGGTCAAGAGATTTACATGCATAGaatcataattttatttcagtaccaatttatgacaaataaaaattaactgtAGTCTGTTTATGGGTACACTTGAAATATAtcagaaaataaaaatgcagtCTGTTTATAGCTGGCCTGAAATTTTTTGCATTGTTTTTAAGATGACTTCATTTAATTGTGTGTTTcccatttaaattttgtttaacatggATTGGATGTGGAGGGAAACTATTTCTGTACTTAAGAAAAATAATCAAGTACTCATGTCAACAAATGTCAAATAGTTAATTTCTTGGATTTTCAGCCAAATGAATCAGTTACATACAAAAGACTTGTCTTTAGGGTAAAATGCATGTACTTATTATCTTGAATTATGAGTTTTGAGGAACACGTTTCTTGTTCTTGTGGCAGTTTGATGATCAGCAGGACAACAATTACTACCAAATGTTAAAAAGCAATCTCAGCTTTGTTttgcccttctttttttttttttttttttttttttttttttagaaaagcGAGTTTGCTGTTATTGTAACATAACATATTCCCAACTACCTGAgccattttaaaactgaaattacatattaagtacattttcttgtttataatatcagtgtctccaTATTCAGTATATTTCTGgttgttctaatgtttgtactagctCAAACAGGATGTTACCCTCCAGTAATATTGTACCGTTATGtatgaaaaatatgtattaggaaataaaatgaactttaaactactaaaacattaggatgacaagaaacaccTTAAACATAttggcaccggcctcggtggtgtcgtggttaagccatcggacataaggctggtaggtacagagttcgcaacctgacaccggctcccaccctgagcgagttttaacgactcaatggataggtgtaacaccattacaccctcttctctctcactaacaattaacaactaacccactgtcctggacagacagcccagatagctgacatgtgtgccaaggacagcatgcttgaaccttaattggatataagcatgaaaataagttcaaatgaaatgaaacatatTGGCACTGATTTTCTAAATAAGAAACAGTAATTTTAGTCCTTAAAAAGATTGTATTTTAATGAGTCAAAAATATCTGAACAAAGCAGAACAGAACAATCTCTTAACATATGGTCTGTTTTCAGCTCAAACTGAGAATGTCACATTACATGTActaaggtcgatgacagtcacaTTTAGCACCCTGGTTTTAGCGTTGTACAcagtaaatataacatatcttttTGTAATTTCACTTCAAATCCCTATTTTGTAAATGGTACATTAGTACACAGTCAgatatattactattagtaattttcaaataaaaagttATCAACAGCAATTTTGTATTAGAATTTtcccagcgttctgaaaacagaAATATCATGCACCCAGTTTACTGTTATTATAAGAAGATGCAAAGCgatatgattaaaataaaaactggtctacttacCTTAATCCCTGTCAAACTAGTTTCGAGTTCTATATTGAGAAGACAACACCATTTTCATGTcaggatattttaattttgtaataattttagataaaatattaagtttatgttttaataaatgaaagaaataaaaagtaccatttgtcagatatatcatatcaaaatattatcatattttgtgtacaaacccaaaacaagggtgcaaaaagtgatTGTTATTAACCtaaacttttttgttgttgttttaaatgcctgtataatgtaaatattcaatCTTAAATGGATTGTCCTGAATTTGCTGTCATGGCAACATGTTACTGGTTATTAGAACCTTGTTAATGAGTAAAATTACATCTccaatatatattcaatgtttctggtcatactaatgtttgtaataactcAAACTGGATGTTATCaaccaataatttcatacagACGAGAAATGTtataattagaaaataaaatgtttgagctcttaaaaacaatattagaaaataaaatgtttgagctcttaaaaacaatcagaaacattgaacacacacacacacacacacacatgcatgtacacacaccccacacacacacgcacacacatacacacacgcatgcgcacacacacatgcacacacacacatgcacgcacacacacacacacacacgcatgcacacacacatacacacacacagacacacacacacacatacacacacacacacatgcacacacacacatacacacgtacatgcacacacacacacacacacacacctgcacacacacacacacacacacacacacacacaccctgatatttaaaaaacccaaaaatatttaataagagATATAGTGGTTAGAAGCATCTTAATAgtggcagcaaattcaggacTATCTCTTTCAGGAGAAGACATTTTACCTCTTAAAGTGCTGTGTAATGGTGAGTTAAAACCTGTCCctctttttttgtattatagTGCCTTCATCTCTAATGggtattgtttacatttattcaaGACAGAAATACATCGAGGGATATAGCAAGGATGCAGAATCAAGGTATGATTGGTAAAACTATGGTTTAcactaaaaacatgttttttattcAGTTTCAGAAATTTGTAGTATTCTATTGAAATATTAGTGAAAAATCAGtaattatatactggtataaacTTTGATCACATGACTTAGTAAATGTTTACAGGCCttggtggcatcatggttaggccatcggtctataggctggcaggtactgggttcaaatcccagtcgaggcatgggattattaatccagataccaactccaaaccctgagtgagtgctccaaaaggctcaatgggtaggtgtaaaccacttgcaccgaccagtgatccataactggttcaacaaaggccatggtttgtgctatcctgcctgtgggaaacgcaaataaaagatcccttgctgcctgtcgtaaaagagtagtctatgtggcgacagcgggtttcctttaaaaaaaaactgtcagaatgaccatatatttgacgtccaatagccgatgataagataaaaaatcaatgtgctctagtggcgttgttaaataaaacaaactttactttttttagtaaatgttttcaaagtcagctggaaatgtttaatttaacaactaatgggGTGAGCCCAGATAATTAATCTATGTACTATATTCATGGAGATTTTGACTGGTTTTCATAATTTTCTATAactatcttaaaaattgtattacataaacaaattaatataattatttaggcaTGTCTTCACAGTGGTTTCATAAATGTGGCAAAATACCAGCAACCGGATGGGTTAGTTATATAGCCTTTTACCCATGGAGGGTGAGGGGGTCCATTGCATTATCTTCAATTGGGTGTTTCCTCTCACTCTACCCAAACCCCAACTTCTGAAGCCAatgggttgttttttaaaatatagtttacaTAGCTGCATTCAGCTTGGGGCTAAATATGTAGTAATCAAATaactttgaaatattttaaactaaattaaagCATGCTTACTCAAACTGATAAAACTCTGAATGTAAtgttattttgaatttttgtcTTAAGTACTTCCATTTTAtgctaacatatttttttcaggCTCCCAGGATTTAAGCTTGGTATGAAGAGCATGATGGTTATGTTAGCAATGTCTGTTGCTGGCATAGTAACCGTTACCACAAGAATGTACACTGGAGTTGACCTTGCCGAGAAAGCATCTGGATTCATTCAGAGAGCTCTGCCATGGCAGTAGAATCAGTGTTTATTTTATCACTGAACTTCAAAGAACAAAGAAATACAGttgtattgttatttaaaattgttaccTAGAACAGGGTTTAAAATTGTTACCAGGCTGTTCTTTTGCAATATAATAGTACTattgtaaatcaggaaatgttagcgagcataaaatattagcgattTTAGCGAGGTCatacaaaatgatatttaatgatgctaaattaaaaaatttaaaaagaaagattaaaacaaaaacaattaacacaaattttaggtcatgtaaatatttattgtctaccagtacatgtatatgcattaaTTAACAGTTCCAATTTACATGGAACTATACAAACTGAGAAAAATTAACCATCAGTATAGCCAGCAACAATAGTGAGTTGCATGCACATTACTGCAGTTTTCTACTCGATTTAAATTGTCTGTAAGCAGCTTCACTTTGATGTTTGaggcatgttaaaaacatttcatctaAATATTTCCCAACTTATactcttatttttatttatttatctttttgttttttcgttgATGCTGATCTTGCTAAAGTTTTATGTCTCTGATATGTCGCTTATTTGGAttttgctaaattttaagattgtcaatattttattatttgcagTATTACAAATAGAATGTAGCTGTAGTTTCCTTTAATAAAGTGGTCTTCCATCTGTTTGCATCATTTTCCATTGTATCATTTGTCATTAATTATGTGGTTGATgttcagacctgtcaacctttagtcaagagaaagcaggaggtgtgtgttgaaaaagcaggagattttgtcaaaaaacttattttttaacttcacacaatttaacccaaaatcgcaaggttgttgtaaacattattacaataagttatatgaacactacataatgtcatatatacttgttaaccttagatcttggctttaaaaaaaaaaaaaaaattaataaaaaaaaaaaaagaagatatgtgtgtatatatttctttttaaagtttaaatattgttatgatttaataaatgtttttttaaaacatctcttttatccaaaaatgttaagaacattaacaagaaattaaaaaaattaattagtacatttacagcattacacttacaggttacgttacatcatcatttgtggCTAGTGTACCCAAATTGAAGTACCCaagacaaatttaaataaatcttataaattaatattcagtttttactataatgaggaacagtggcgtggtacttatttaaaatcattataatgatgcaataaacattgtattcccattaatcataagtaaaacctcattacggacattgtgtgaaatataccggaattatacccattttcGTGGATAACTTTatatcaaacacaacatttattaactgtaaaaaaaaaatctattgaaGTATACccttgttaccaacattttactgcacaaacatacaaaattaactgacacaagtatgtttatatagctaattggtcttttctttgtcttgctgtgacatgtgattttaacattgtGTGTATTGCTGTCAACTCTGGGCCAGAGTCTGGCACTTCAGATCTGTCATAGCTACTTCCtttatgttattttggcaaaaggggattgatatttttttttatgtctacaaaaatgtcatttaacaggagaaattgtctcctGCACAGGTTGtcaggagatttgatcaaataccaggAGACTCCTGCTGAATccaggagggttgacaggtctgttgATGTTCAGTGTCAGTGTGTTATTACTCATAGATGTACTCGTCATGTATACTGATTAGACTATAGTGATTTGATTTTCAATGGGGCAGGGCAATGCATTATTTCAGAGTTGGGGCAGTGCCCCCTTATCCCCTTCTCACCCTCACTTCAGACACctttaaaactataataaatcATATAAATAGGTAAAACGTTTGAGGATCCTGTTTGAATCAAGCCTGCCCAGCAACaatgtacaaaaaaacaaacaacccaagGCACCATCTGTCGGTGAAATGACAGTGCCAATAGCACGTAGCACttagttgggggagggggggggaggggtggtggcaaaattttattactgtaattGTGTATTCAGGGTGTCTTTAGTTTCAtgcttaatacatgtatttacttttaGTATTGAACTTTTATTTGTACCAATTTAAATCTTGtgaataaatagttttttttatagattgtgttctttatatatatatttggcacatttatatatactggtatgttttagtttttttttaactgtttgcATGCTGCCAGCAATAAATGCTGTCCAGAATTTGCTGCCTGGTGGAAGGTGTTTAAACTTTATATCGATGTCATTGTCCCCACTATCATACAATTAATTAAACTAACTGAAACTCTGACAATATTTgagttaaaattattattattatttttttttttaatcgacaccactaaagcacattgatttattcaccaTCGACTAttagacatcaaacatttggtaaattttacatataatcttagagattaaacctgctacattttcccattagtagtaagttatcttttatatgcatcatcccactgataggatagcacataccatggcctttgatacataccagttgtggtgcactggctggaataggAAATAGATGACAGCGCATAAggcgggtgctttaccactgggctttgaatatttgaataattttgGCAGGAGCAAAGGCTAAGGTGTCTGTCTCTCTTGTCTCTATTTACAGTACAGCAGTAAGGAAAGAGTTAAAAGTGTGTACATTTAATGGTTTTACCTGgagtataaataataaaaccagCCTATCTGTGTGTCAAGTGCTCTGGATTTATGCAAACATCAATAAATCATTATTATACCTGTGCTAAAAATAGCATTCATAACGATCCTGCCAAGAAAACCTGTGAATGTATTTCTGAACAAATTgctttcatattaatttttacaacaccccatcaaaatattttatcaggTATCTGATAGTTGGGACATCTAGCTACTATTGTTTTGCAGCAAGGGGTTTGttacatgcacttttccacagatgAAAgcacaagaaagaaatgtcaGCACATTGTATAATCACTCCCATTATTTAATTAGGAGAGgagtgtttaaagacacctcatcACTTTGTTTAACCAGAAAAAAGAATTGTGTGTTAATCAGCAGCTAGTAGGCTAAATTGATTATAACATATGATCTACAGAGCAGAGTGTTACAGAAGATATCTACTACTGTTAAATGCTCAATGTGtctttttgtatgcacttttccacagctAACACTTAAATTATTATGACAGCGTAACTGCATATTTTCAACATGTCATATCACCAGCTATACATTCATGACCACCTGATTTGAGCAAGAGGGAAATAACTCACGCAAAACCCTGTTCTAGAGTGATTGATCATCAAGTCTTTCTACATACAGAGATCTAAGGAAATGGAGTAGCTAGGTTCAGTTGTACGGTATTTGCACCCTAGATGAGCCATCAGTTATAGCcacttcacccccccccccccccaccacacatgCACAAACAACCCAGTTTAAATTGGCTTTTAGCTCTAGTCCTTGTCAAATAAAATACTCTGTTGGCTATTATCAAGCAGTAAGAATTCTGGCTTCAGATCTCTGGCTTCTGATTTCTGGCATTTGATATAAAGGCAGTTTTGGTGGTAAAGTTCTCGCCTGATGCTTGGTCCATGATCAATTCCTATTAgtaggcccattaggctatttcatgTTACAGTCattgcactacgactggtatatcaaaggccatggtatgtgctatcctgtctgggattgtgcatatatagttgctactaatagaaaaatatagcgggtttcctctttaagagtTGCtgtccaaataataataataataataataaaattctttattttcagagggtaaacacattcagtacaaggtgactggtctcccatgaggccctctctaatctatacatgatattatacatacatacattcaaagaaacaacatcaacatacatgtaatatgtatagcatgaggaacaatagcacatattatgaatatataaataatatttaaatcaatttgttaagaaacttgagtcagtgataactcaatacatcataattattttaacaaacacaaaatcaacaacaaaggtatatcttaaaattgattattatttgaatagtgcttaaaataactggatttgatAAATgactcaatagctgatgatgaataaattattgtactataatgatgttgttaaacaaaacaaactttaactcttaacttttaattttgtttaggcTATGTTGCTAATACTTACAgactagtttattaaaaaaactagcTGTATTTGGTTTTGCATTAGTAGTGTACTTACATTGTACAGGCAAGATGGatgagattgcagctttaacactagaactaattaaattatattgtcTGTTTCACCTAATGTTATTACCAGCCCAGAGGTCAGGTCAGGAGGATCAGAGAAgaaagtttaaaatttgttttgtttaatgacaccactagagcatatcggctatttgatgtcggatatttggtaattttgattagtagtttttagaggaaatccactacatgtttctattagcagcaaaggatattttatatgcactttccccagacag
The sequence above is drawn from the Gigantopelta aegis isolate Gae_Host chromosome 6, Gae_host_genome, whole genome shotgun sequence genome and encodes:
- the LOC121375278 gene encoding microsomal glutathione S-transferase 2-like, which codes for MSDRMMHPDFLQLQDIVFPATVTLISGLQLVQMARRVGKLRLKLKIEYPTMTGDPLFERVLRAQQNSFEFHPIFLSSLWMSSLFFHQVPSSLMGIVYIYSRQKYIEGYSKDAESRLPGFKLGMKSMMVMLAMSVAGIVTVTTRMYTGVDLAEKASGFIQRALPWQ